A stretch of the Desulfobacter sp. genome encodes the following:
- a CDS encoding chemotaxis protein CheX — MDVKYINPFISASMNVFSTFAGIDSHPGTPGIRTCPLADKDINGFIHLNGHGIKGFFIIGFASAFLARILASIFDHSQASTEELYDLAGELTNMITGSAKAELSKKGYFFDVAVPKIGNVQNSVSRFRFPDLPQRQRK, encoded by the coding sequence ATGGATGTAAAATATATTAACCCGTTCATCTCTGCCTCAATGAATGTGTTTTCGACATTTGCAGGCATTGACTCCCATCCCGGTACGCCCGGCATCAGGACTTGTCCCTTAGCAGACAAGGATATCAACGGATTTATCCATCTTAACGGCCATGGCATCAAAGGATTTTTCATCATTGGCTTTGCAAGCGCTTTTCTTGCCCGCATCCTTGCCAGCATATTTGATCATTCCCAGGCGTCAACAGAAGAGTTGTACGATCTGGCAGGCGAACTGACCAACATGATCACAGGATCTGCAAAAGCGGAGCTTTCCAAAAAAGGATACTTTTTTGATGTGGCCGTCCCCAAAATCGGGAATGTTCAGAATTCTGTGTCACGGTTTCGGTTCCCGGATCTGCCTCAGCGCCAGCGGAAGTAA
- a CDS encoding IS256 family transposase encodes MTEENTEFDFQKALKGIQEGKPFTGKGGVLTSLIKNLAEAALEGELESHLGQEVSANRRNGKSKKTIKSLDGKFELETPRDRAGTFSPQIVKKHQTTLSDEIERKIIALYGLGMSYNDMASHLQEIYGLEISNATLSTITDKIIHTVKEWQARPLENVYPIVWLDAIHYKVRENGKVGSKAVYTILGVNIEGRKEVLGLYISENEGANFWLQVLTDLSNRGVKDILIACVDGLKGFPEAIETIFPDTEVQLCVVHQIRNSLKYVGSKNKKEFMADLKRVYKAVNKDLAEEELDILENKWNDKYPIVIKSWRNNWERLSHFFKYPEEIRRIIYTTNTIEAVHRQFRKLTKTKGSFPNQDSLLKLLYMGIQNASKKWTMPIQNWSLTISQLAIFFEGRLDKELGI; translated from the coding sequence ATGACCGAAGAAAACACCGAATTTGATTTTCAAAAAGCCCTTAAAGGCATCCAGGAAGGTAAACCCTTCACAGGTAAGGGCGGCGTCCTTACATCATTAATCAAAAATCTTGCTGAAGCTGCTCTTGAAGGAGAGTTGGAGTCCCATCTCGGGCAGGAAGTTTCTGCCAACCGCCGTAATGGAAAAAGCAAAAAGACCATTAAATCCCTGGATGGTAAATTTGAGCTAGAAACCCCGCGTGACAGGGCCGGAACCTTCTCTCCACAGATCGTCAAAAAACATCAGACAACGCTCAGCGATGAAATTGAAAGAAAGATAATAGCCCTTTACGGCCTGGGCATGAGTTATAATGATATGGCTTCCCATTTACAGGAAATCTATGGACTTGAGATTTCAAATGCCACTCTGAGCACCATTACCGATAAAATCATCCATACCGTCAAAGAATGGCAGGCCAGGCCGTTGGAAAATGTGTACCCAATCGTATGGCTTGATGCCATACATTATAAAGTACGAGAAAACGGAAAGGTCGGCAGCAAAGCCGTTTACACAATTCTTGGGGTGAATATCGAGGGCCGCAAAGAGGTTCTTGGGCTGTACATATCCGAGAATGAGGGTGCGAACTTCTGGCTGCAGGTGTTAACAGACCTTTCAAACCGAGGGGTAAAAGATATCCTGATTGCCTGTGTTGATGGTCTAAAAGGTTTTCCCGAGGCCATTGAGACCATATTCCCGGACACAGAAGTTCAACTCTGCGTAGTCCACCAGATCCGAAATTCATTGAAATACGTTGGTTCCAAAAATAAAAAGGAATTTATGGCAGATCTAAAACGTGTTTATAAAGCGGTCAATAAGGATCTGGCCGAAGAAGAACTGGATATCTTGGAAAATAAATGGAATGACAAATACCCGATTGTGATAAAATCCTGGCGGAACAACTGGGAACGCCTCAGTCATTTCTTTAAATATCCAGAAGAGATTCGACGGATAATATACACCACAAATACCATTGAGGCTGTGCATCGACAGTTTCGAAAACTGACCAAAACAAAGGGATCATTCCCGAACCAGGACAGCCTGTTAAAGCTGCTTTACATGGGGATCCAGAACGCCAGTAAAAAATGGACAATGCCGATTCAAAATTGGTCACTGACAATTTCCCAGTTGGCAATTTTCTTTGAAGGCCGGCTGGATAAAGAGCTGGGAATTTGA
- a CDS encoding TIGR02285 family protein, whose amino-acid sequence MNSFGIQKRFVFILVVFLSFVSLKLEAKERITWMVLDWKPWMIIEGEDKGSGRFNHILNVAQENLPGYDHVTEKMNWARFWYEVENNKNVCYLFGLKTGKRDDLVYYSAPHTFVLPNAIIMKKETAKILGDPESYSIVQLLGQNSLKGYAEKNRSFTRKIDSLIANQKTGSNLTRVSESAESLVKMVIMGRIDYTIEYPIVSSYYQKKIGLPGKLVSIPITEMPPFSYVYMNCTKNEWGKQVIEKWNGVLQKIKPTKAYRKITEIGHTQEKQLVLMRKYYDAFIQEQK is encoded by the coding sequence ATGAATAGTTTTGGTATTCAAAAGCGATTTGTTTTTATACTGGTTGTTTTTTTAAGTTTTGTTAGCCTGAAATTAGAGGCCAAAGAACGGATCACATGGATGGTGCTGGACTGGAAACCCTGGATGATTATTGAGGGCGAAGACAAAGGCAGCGGCCGGTTTAATCATATCCTTAATGTGGCACAGGAGAATTTGCCCGGATATGACCATGTGACAGAAAAGATGAATTGGGCCCGATTTTGGTATGAGGTCGAGAATAATAAAAATGTTTGTTATCTCTTTGGGTTAAAAACCGGTAAAAGAGATGATCTTGTATATTATTCAGCGCCCCATACATTTGTTTTGCCCAATGCAATCATTATGAAAAAAGAGACTGCAAAAATTTTAGGCGACCCGGAATCCTACTCCATTGTTCAGCTGCTTGGGCAAAATTCTCTGAAAGGCTATGCTGAAAAAAACAGATCCTTTACCCGGAAAATAGATTCTTTGATCGCAAATCAAAAAACAGGTTCTAATCTTACCCGGGTCTCTGAAAGCGCAGAATCTTTGGTTAAAATGGTCATCATGGGCCGTATTGATTACACAATAGAATACCCGATAGTGTCTTCATATTATCAAAAAAAGATAGGGTTGCCCGGCAAGCTGGTCAGTATTCCAATCACTGAAATGCCACCATTTTCATATGTTTATATGAATTGTACAAAAAATGAGTGGGGTAAGCAGGTGATTGAAAAATGGAATGGTGTGCTTCAGAAAATTAAACCCACCAAAGCCTACCGGAAAATTACGGAAATAGGGCATACCCAGGAAAAACAATTAGTATTAATGCGAAAATACTATGATGCATTCATTCAGGAACAAAAATAA
- a CDS encoding response regulator, protein MISTTDLTQRKKTEEKLRQAQKMESIGILAGGIAHDFNNILSSIIGFSELALDGAEKGSELEEDLQEVCMAGMRAKELVKQILAFARQSDEEIKPTQVSIIAKEVLKFIKSSIPTTIQIKDNLNSDSFVMGSSTQIHQVLMNLCTNAAHAMEENGGILDLSLKDKMIDTMATVPDLRPGHYIEIKVSDTGMGIPLENTHTIFEPYFTTKAKGEGTGMGLAVVHGIVESCQGQIIVDSTLGKGTCFTIYLPVSQKRASSNHFETEQLPRGSERILFVDDEASIVKIGSKVLEQLGYVVTTRTNSLEALELFKEKPKAFDLVISDMTMPNLTGDKLAGELLNIRPDISVILCTGYSKKISEADAAKMGVKALAYKPIVKADLANTVRKVLDESTGYSSCGNEYI, encoded by the coding sequence TTGATTTCCACAACTGATCTGACCCAAAGAAAAAAAACAGAGGAAAAGCTGCGCCAAGCCCAGAAAATGGAATCCATCGGCATCCTTGCCGGCGGCATTGCCCACGATTTTAACAATATTTTGTCATCCATTATCGGGTTTTCAGAGCTGGCCCTGGATGGCGCTGAAAAAGGGAGCGAGTTAGAGGAAGATCTGCAAGAGGTTTGCATGGCAGGAATGCGGGCCAAGGAACTTGTCAAACAGATCCTGGCCTTTGCCCGTCAATCTGACGAAGAGATCAAACCCACCCAGGTCAGCATCATTGCCAAAGAGGTGCTTAAATTTATAAAATCATCGATTCCTACAACCATACAGATCAAGGATAATCTAAATAGTGATTCCTTTGTCATGGGATCGTCTACCCAGATTCACCAGGTATTGATGAATCTTTGCACCAATGCCGCCCATGCCATGGAAGAAAACGGAGGCATCCTTGACCTTAGCCTAAAGGATAAAATGATCGACACCATGGCCACTGTGCCGGATTTGAGACCCGGACATTACATCGAGATCAAGGTATCTGACACAGGCATGGGCATCCCCCTGGAAAATACTCACACTATTTTTGAACCCTATTTTACAACCAAAGCCAAGGGTGAAGGCACGGGAATGGGGTTGGCGGTTGTTCACGGTATCGTTGAAAGCTGTCAAGGGCAGATTATTGTGGACAGCACACTGGGGAAGGGGACCTGCTTTACCATTTACCTGCCCGTTTCCCAAAAAAGAGCCTCCTCTAATCATTTTGAAACAGAACAATTGCCCCGGGGCAGTGAACGCATCCTCTTCGTTGATGATGAAGCCTCCATTGTTAAAATCGGGAGCAAGGTGCTTGAACAATTAGGCTATGTTGTGACCACCAGAACAAACAGTCTTGAAGCCCTGGAATTGTTTAAAGAAAAACCCAAAGCATTTGATCTGGTTATTTCCGATATGACAATGCCGAATTTGACCGGCGATAAACTGGCAGGGGAACTGCTGAATATCAGACCTGATATTTCTGTGATTTTGTGTACGGGATACAGCAAAAAAATATCCGAAGCAGATGCTGCGAAAATGGGTGTCAAGGCGTTAGCCTACAAACCCATTGTAAAAGCTGATTTGGCAAATACCGTTCGAAAGGTCTTGGATGAGTCAACCGGGTATTCATCTTGTGGCAATGAATATATTTAA
- a CDS encoding IS4 family transposase yields MTHISVPKKQLRSLNFDNFRCPLIKSLSKAPELQSRGDRPLKMTFEDQINALVYFHLQEHKSARHLIQDLKENVFAKENIAPDGGISRSSFCEAINHRGLEQLQFIFEDLYKQALECHPGEHAELGELVSIDGSLINAVLSMHWANYRKGSKKAKVHCGFDINHGIPNKIFLTEGNGAERTFVPKILSKGQTGVMDRGYQSHKEFDLLQEQGKHFVCRIKTRTTRTIIDNHETPSDSYIFYDALVKLGTPNQNQTKRPVRVVGYKIAGVKYYVATDRHDLTAEQIATIYKLRWTIEDFFKWWKEHLKVYHLIARSEYGLMVQILGGLITYLLLAIHCQKQFNEKVTIKRVRQLRTAILNDLFGCEEQGSHSSNRDNIVKDQKIIEQAKT; encoded by the coding sequence ATGACGCACATCTCAGTCCCTAAAAAACAACTACGGTCCCTGAACTTTGACAATTTCAGGTGCCCTCTGATAAAGTCACTTTCAAAAGCACCGGAATTACAATCTCGAGGAGACCGCCCTTTAAAAATGACATTCGAAGACCAGATAAATGCTTTGGTTTATTTCCATCTTCAGGAGCACAAGTCTGCCCGACATTTAATTCAGGATCTCAAGGAGAATGTTTTTGCTAAAGAAAATATTGCGCCAGACGGTGGTATCAGCCGTAGTAGTTTCTGTGAAGCCATCAATCACAGGGGACTCGAACAACTGCAATTTATCTTTGAGGATCTTTATAAACAGGCTCTTGAGTGTCATCCGGGTGAACACGCCGAGTTAGGAGAGTTGGTTTCCATTGACGGTAGTCTCATAAATGCAGTCCTTTCAATGCACTGGGCGAACTACAGAAAAGGAAGTAAAAAAGCCAAAGTACATTGCGGATTTGACATTAATCACGGAATCCCAAACAAAATCTTTTTGACTGAAGGCAACGGCGCTGAACGCACTTTTGTTCCCAAAATACTTTCCAAGGGGCAAACAGGTGTTATGGATCGTGGATATCAATCCCATAAAGAATTTGACCTGCTTCAGGAGCAAGGCAAACATTTTGTCTGCCGTATAAAAACCAGGACAACAAGAACAATTATTGATAACCACGAGACCCCTTCCGACAGCTACATTTTTTATGATGCACTGGTTAAACTTGGTACTCCGAATCAAAACCAGACGAAAAGGCCTGTTCGGGTTGTTGGCTATAAAATTGCTGGCGTCAAATACTATGTGGCAACTGACAGGCATGATTTAACAGCGGAACAAATAGCAACAATTTATAAACTCCGGTGGACCATTGAGGATTTTTTCAAATGGTGGAAAGAACATCTGAAGGTATATCATCTCATTGCCCGCAGTGAATACGGCCTTATGGTTCAGATTCTTGGCGGCCTTATCACTTACCTGTTACTGGCAATCCATTGCCAAAAACAGTTTAATGAAAAGGTCACGATCAAAAGAGTTCGGCAGCTGCGAACCGCCATTCTAAATGACCTGTTTGGCTGCGAGGAGCAGGGCTCTCATAGTTCAAACAGGGACAATATTGTCAAAGATCAAAAAATTATTGAGCAAGCAAAAACCTAA
- a CDS encoding TetR/AcrR family transcriptional regulator: MSKKFTLEQIYSAAIPVFARYGYKRTRLKDVSSELDMVSGTLYRYVKDKRDLYERSVAYGIMQWQTKVRASVEKTDDIKEKFICLCQKSYQYLSQDQNMRKILMNDPSIFPLSPRKVRFPGIDNTSLDMIKALLHKGVDQGVFRKIDINSTAEFLYSIYVMFIIKTYVKSEGRSSSLMYEQGIELILNGLLTGTDTPKTFF, encoded by the coding sequence ATGTCTAAAAAATTTACCCTTGAACAAATATATTCTGCAGCCATACCGGTATTTGCCCGATACGGGTATAAACGGACACGGCTAAAGGATGTTTCCTCTGAACTGGATATGGTTTCCGGCACCCTGTACCGCTATGTAAAAGACAAGCGGGACCTGTACGAACGAAGTGTTGCCTACGGAATTATGCAATGGCAGACCAAGGTCAGGGCAAGTGTGGAAAAAACCGATGATATCAAAGAAAAATTTATCTGTCTCTGCCAAAAAAGCTACCAATACCTGTCCCAGGATCAGAACATGCGCAAAATACTCATGAATGACCCTTCCATTTTCCCCCTCTCCCCCAGAAAAGTCCGGTTTCCCGGGATAGACAACACCTCGTTGGATATGATCAAGGCATTGCTGCACAAGGGCGTGGACCAGGGTGTATTCCGAAAAATTGATATAAATTCCACTGCGGAATTCCTATATTCCATCTATGTGATGTTCATCATCAAAACCTATGTAAAATCGGAGGGCCGTTCATCCTCACTCATGTATGAACAGGGAATTGAACTGATTTTAAACGGATTGTTAACCGGGACTGATACCCCTAAGACTTTTTTTTAA
- a CDS encoding aminopeptidase P family protein, translating to MNFTINYPSRIQRMQKKMEEMDIDVLIGTRMVSVTFVSGAFIPWRAAALVSRDGHVELINFLIDHERVRAESWLEQVTAYTPLPGMDMLDMAVLQIKSKGWDKGKIGVELGHSPRGNTGYLAATEYDLLKENLPHATFVNANAVVDQAGYIKDPQEIMVMKQATALADSAVALVGESLSVGMTEAQAVGIGEMELRHLGSEYHWAVTGSSEAASGYRTAYPMCGTTQPTDKIIQAGDNVIVDFHPLIHTFMSDLSHNFILGKPSREQQKLADAYLSTAETLVANLKAGNTVGDVWHRVNEDLTRTGYVQYAVPFFGHGLGVHGYEWYPPIGNSEEFTGIVLEENVVEVGFLSITVPGVGGLRLECPVQVTPSGGEMLASTPLAVTVVDI from the coding sequence ATGAATTTTACCATCAACTACCCCAGCCGGATCCAGCGGATGCAAAAAAAAATGGAAGAGATGGATATTGATGTTTTGATCGGTACCCGCATGGTGAGCGTGACCTTTGTTTCCGGGGCCTTTATCCCCTGGAGGGCCGCGGCTTTGGTATCCAGGGACGGTCATGTGGAGCTGATCAATTTTCTCATTGACCATGAACGGGTGCGGGCTGAATCCTGGCTGGAACAGGTCACGGCCTATACCCCCCTGCCCGGAATGGACATGCTGGACATGGCGGTTCTTCAAATCAAGTCAAAGGGCTGGGACAAAGGTAAAATCGGGGTGGAACTGGGCCACTCTCCCCGGGGCAATACCGGATATCTAGCGGCCACAGAATATGATCTGCTCAAGGAAAACCTTCCCCATGCCACCTTTGTCAATGCAAATGCCGTGGTTGACCAGGCCGGATATATCAAGGATCCCCAGGAAATCATGGTGATGAAACAGGCCACAGCCCTGGCAGATTCTGCCGTTGCCCTGGTGGGAGAATCCTTGAGTGTGGGCATGACCGAAGCCCAGGCCGTGGGGATCGGAGAGATGGAATTGCGCCACCTGGGAAGCGAATACCACTGGGCCGTCACCGGGTCCAGTGAAGCCGCCTCAGGATACAGAACCGCCTATCCCATGTGCGGCACCACCCAGCCCACGGACAAGATTATCCAGGCCGGTGACAATGTCATTGTGGATTTTCATCCCCTGATTCACACCTTTATGTCTGATCTTTCCCATAATTTTATTCTGGGCAAGCCCAGCCGGGAGCAGCAGAAACTGGCCGATGCCTACCTTAGTACGGCAGAAACCCTAGTTGCAAACCTCAAAGCCGGCAACACCGTGGGGGATGTCTGGCACAGGGTAAATGAGGACCTGACCCGGACCGGCTATGTTCAATATGCGGTTCCCTTCTTTGGCCATGGCCTCGGGGTCCACGGCTATGAATGGTATCCGCCCATTGGAAACAGCGAGGAGTTTACCGGCATTGTTCTGGAAGAAAATGTGGTGGAGGTGGGATTTTTGTCCATCACCGTTCCAGGGGTGGGCGGTCTGCGCTTGGAGTGCCCTGTCCAGGTCACCCCGTCCGGCGGTGAAATGCTGGCCTCCACCCCCCTGGCCGTCACTGTGGTTGATATTTAA
- a CDS encoding DUF2971 domain-containing protein, whose translation MNHDIGYKYRGRGKDVFERDLEALCKNYFWAPNYQNLNDPCETLVSSETLKHQIDAFLNLPPFKNISAEHLYLALDKIINKRSSVGIYSLSTSYDHELLWAYYADSHKGFCIQYDLDLLIRKNIYQKVHHFPVTYQNEPPSITLSDISKMEIRNIFQKLFGTKSKLWEHEEEYRIITDIIGENDYDYSAVTAIYFGYRMPDEHKEKIMDLLKGRGIKYYQIFLKDKSYQFKARPIKDKYRKNQSYLFQLPEKTGMINYSILHKSYNQYTKKGTIEIQLQEKITEKQLQKIGSDLKKKLFRRADKVFMSYFLPEDMNGAETWATTHCELGDFKIQILGFSLEQEIELIKSFKADTRNIVGRWLDPSPFSNHGLILFKENGSFLLERKFSDGSNSIKVLKPSETNGGIRYDEIEDNTHGEYFIVDDDGYLHYFSKEEEFMKLKPYLLC comes from the coding sequence ATGAATCATGATATTGGCTATAAATATCGAGGTAGAGGTAAAGATGTCTTTGAGAGAGACCTTGAGGCTCTATGCAAAAACTATTTTTGGGCTCCAAATTACCAAAATTTAAACGACCCTTGTGAAACCCTTGTTTCGTCTGAAACTTTAAAACATCAAATTGATGCTTTCTTAAATCTTCCACCTTTTAAAAATATCTCGGCAGAACATCTCTATTTAGCGCTTGATAAAATTATAAATAAACGATCATCGGTAGGGATTTACTCTTTATCAACTTCCTATGATCATGAGTTACTTTGGGCCTATTATGCCGATTCTCATAAAGGATTTTGCATTCAATATGATCTGGATTTGTTGATCAGAAAAAACATCTATCAAAAAGTTCATCATTTTCCAGTAACCTATCAAAATGAACCTCCGTCCATAACACTTTCTGATATTTCAAAAATGGAAATAAGAAATATTTTTCAGAAGCTATTTGGAACTAAGTCTAAACTTTGGGAACACGAAGAAGAGTATAGAATAATAACAGATATTATTGGTGAAAATGATTACGATTATTCAGCAGTAACTGCTATTTATTTCGGTTATAGAATGCCCGATGAGCATAAAGAAAAAATTATGGATTTACTCAAAGGGAGAGGAATAAAATATTATCAAATATTTTTAAAAGATAAATCCTACCAATTTAAAGCTCGCCCAATAAAAGATAAATATAGAAAAAATCAATCATACCTATTTCAACTTCCTGAAAAAACAGGAATGATTAACTACTCAATTCTTCATAAATCTTATAATCAGTATACGAAAAAAGGAACTATCGAGATACAATTACAGGAAAAAATTACAGAGAAGCAACTTCAGAAAATAGGCTCGGATTTGAAAAAAAAGTTATTCAGGAGAGCTGATAAGGTGTTTATGTCATATTTTCTCCCTGAAGACATGAACGGGGCTGAAACTTGGGCAACAACCCACTGTGAGTTAGGTGATTTTAAAATACAAATCTTAGGGTTTAGTCTCGAACAGGAAATAGAATTAATTAAAAGTTTTAAAGCGGATACACGGAATATAGTTGGCAGATGGCTCGACCCATCACCGTTCTCCAATCACGGATTAATTCTCTTTAAAGAGAATGGTAGTTTCCTTTTAGAACGTAAGTTTTCGGACGGAAGTAACTCTATTAAAGTGCTTAAACCTTCTGAAACCAATGGAGGTATTCGATACGATGAAATAGAAGATAACACTCATGGTGAATACTTCATAGTTGATGACGATGGCTATCTCCATTACTTTTCAAAAGAGGAAGAATTTATGAAGTTAAAACCATATTTATTATGTTAA
- a CDS encoding acyl-CoA dehydrogenase family protein has protein sequence MDFDLTKEQEMIRKEVRTFALKEIAPIAGELDEKEEFSQDLTRKMGDLGLFGMFVSEDYEGQAMDYISYIISVEEIARIDGSQAATIAAGNSLGIGPIYYFGTEEQKQKYLPKLCAGEGLWGFGLTEPTAGSDAGGSKTTAILDGDEWVINGSKIFITNAACDMTMGVTVQAITGERENGKPEYSCILVEAGTPGFKAVPMHKKMMWRASNTAELYFDDVRVPKKNILGNKGDGFHQMLSTLDGGRLSIGAMGLGGAQGAYDLALKYAREREQFNQPISKFQAVAFKLADCAMEIECARNLLYKACWLKSNHRPFEKEAAMGKLYCSEVMGRTADHAVQIHGGYGLMKEYNVERFYRDQKLLEIGEGTSEVQRLVISRYIGC, from the coding sequence GTGGATTTTGACCTTACCAAAGAACAGGAAATGATCCGTAAAGAAGTCAGAACCTTTGCTCTAAAGGAAATTGCCCCCATTGCAGGAGAGCTTGATGAAAAAGAGGAATTTTCTCAAGACCTGACCCGGAAGATGGGGGACTTAGGCTTGTTCGGCATGTTTGTTTCCGAAGACTATGAAGGCCAGGCAATGGATTATATATCCTATATTATTTCCGTTGAGGAAATCGCCAGGATAGACGGCTCACAAGCCGCCACCATTGCTGCGGGAAATTCCCTGGGCATCGGGCCGATTTACTATTTTGGGACGGAAGAACAAAAACAAAAATATCTGCCCAAACTCTGTGCCGGTGAAGGATTGTGGGGGTTTGGGCTCACCGAACCCACGGCAGGATCAGATGCGGGCGGGTCAAAGACCACCGCTATTTTAGACGGGGATGAATGGGTGATCAACGGGTCCAAGATATTTATCACCAATGCCGCCTGCGACATGACCATGGGGGTCACGGTTCAGGCCATCACAGGGGAAAGGGAAAACGGGAAACCTGAATATTCCTGCATCCTGGTCGAGGCCGGCACTCCGGGATTCAAAGCGGTGCCCATGCATAAAAAAATGATGTGGCGGGCCTCCAACACGGCAGAACTCTACTTTGACGATGTCCGGGTGCCCAAAAAAAATATCCTGGGCAACAAGGGGGACGGATTCCACCAGATGCTCTCGACCCTGGACGGGGGAAGACTTTCCATCGGGGCCATGGGCCTTGGTGGCGCCCAGGGGGCCTATGACCTGGCACTTAAATATGCAAGGGAAAGAGAGCAATTTAACCAGCCCATATCCAAATTCCAGGCCGTGGCATTTAAGCTGGCCGACTGCGCCATGGAGATTGAATGTGCCAGGAATCTGCTGTATAAGGCCTGTTGGCTGAAATCCAACCACAGGCCCTTTGAAAAAGAGGCGGCCATGGGCAAGCTTTACTGCTCCGAGGTCATGGGCCGGACCGCAGACCATGCCGTCCAGATCCACGGGGGATACGGTTTGATGAAAGAGTACAATGTAGAACGATTTTACCGGGATCAAAAGCTGCTGGAAATCGGAGAAGGCACCTCTGAAGTCCAGCGTCTGGTGATCTCAAGATATATAGGATGCTAG
- a CDS encoding enoyl-CoA hydratase/isomerase family protein: MTQNDLLIVEEKNKAAILTLNRPRVMNCLNFDLLYALKDQIEALQYRTDIRCVIITGAGDRAFCAGADLKERATLPPDEVKRFILTIRNLLTSIQNLPLPVIAGVNGIALGGGMEVALASDIRIASETASMGLTETRLAIIPGGGGTQRLPRIVGVAKAKELIFTGRRVNAQEALDIGLVNQVALEDKLMDTCLAMADMIAETGPIAVEMAKYAIDKGIETDLATGLAIESNAYRVTIPTEDRTEGLTAFREKRKPVYKGK, translated from the coding sequence ATGACCCAGAACGACCTTTTAATTGTAGAAGAAAAAAACAAGGCCGCGATTCTGACCCTGAACCGGCCCCGGGTAATGAACTGCCTGAACTTTGATCTTTTGTATGCACTCAAAGACCAGATTGAGGCGCTCCAGTACAGAACCGATATCAGGTGCGTTATCATCACAGGGGCCGGGGACCGCGCCTTCTGCGCAGGTGCAGACCTCAAGGAAAGGGCCACCCTGCCCCCGGATGAGGTGAAACGATTCATCCTCACCATCCGCAACCTGCTCACCTCCATCCAGAACCTGCCTTTGCCCGTGATCGCTGGAGTCAACGGAATTGCCCTGGGCGGCGGCATGGAAGTGGCCCTGGCCTCGGATATCAGGATTGCCTCTGAAACCGCCTCCATGGGGCTGACCGAGACCCGGCTGGCCATTATCCCGGGGGGCGGGGGCACCCAGCGGCTGCCGAGGATTGTAGGGGTGGCCAAGGCCAAGGAGCTGATATTCACAGGGCGGCGGGTCAATGCCCAAGAGGCTCTGGATATCGGGCTGGTCAACCAGGTGGCCTTGGAGGACAAGCTCATGGATACCTGCCTTGCCATGGCCGACATGATTGCCGAGACTGGCCCCATTGCCGTGGAGATGGCCAAATATGCCATTGACAAGGGCATTGAAACCGATCTTGCCACAGGCCTTGCCATAGAATCCAATGCCTATCGGGTGACCATTCCCACTGAAGACCGGACAGAAGGACTTACAGCGTTCAGGGAAAAACGTAAACCTGTATACAAAGGAAAATAA